The following are from one region of the Vanessa cardui chromosome 3, ilVanCard2.1, whole genome shotgun sequence genome:
- the LOC124543713 gene encoding ribosome production factor 2 homolog, with protein sequence MGVIQRIKKPTTRKGKKVLLSREPKPIEGPKQSIFLQARNPSERARKVLKDLYDLKKPDAAYLSRKNDFVPFEDATLIEKLCYKKDASLFGVSSHSKKRPHNIVLGRTFNYGILDMIELGAENFKAMSDFHNMKVLAGIKPCLLFNGPVWELNQDLKRLKSLFTDFFYREKVESVRLQGLEHVLSFSATDDGMIYLRSYRIHLKKSGQRTPRIELEEIGPSVDFKLRRTKLASADLFKEACRIPKELKPIAKKNQSTDAFGTKLGRIHMGKQDINRLQTRKMKGLKKSMEEKKQMLLKKKMAKKEAKKGAMLKA encoded by the exons atggGTGTCATACAAagaataaa aaaacCCACAACTCGTAAGGGTAAAAAAGTTCTATTGTCCCGGGAACCGAAACCAATAGAAGGTCCTAAGCAAAGCATTTTTCTTCAAGCTCGCAATCCATCCGAGAGAGCTAGAAAAGTTTTGAAAGACCTTTATGATTTAAAGAAGCCAGATGCAGCATACTTAAGCAGAAAAAATGATTTCGTACCATTTGAAGACGCGACACTTATTGAaaa ATTATGCTACAAGAAAGATGCGTCTTTGTTTGGAGTCAGTTCTCACAGTAAAAAGAGACCTCATAATATTGTACTCGGGAGGACTTTTAACTATGGCATATTAGATATGATAGAACTTGGAGCAGAAAACTTTAAAGCCATGTCAGATTTTCATAACATGAAAGTGTTGGCCGGTATAAAACCTTGCCTACTTTTTAATGGACCTGTTTGGGAATTAAATCAAGATCTTAAAAGATTGAAATCCCTCTTTACTGATTTCTTCTACAGAGAAAAg gTTGAATCTGTCAGACTGCAAGGATTAGAACATGTTCTTAGCTTTTCAGCGACTGATGATGGCATGATTTATTTACGGTCTTACAGAATCCATCTGAAAAAAAGTGGTCAAAGAACTCCAAGAATTGAACTAGAAGAAATag GTCCTTCAGTAGATTTTAAATTGCGTAGAACCAAGTTAGCATCTGCCGATTTGTTCAAGGAAGCGTGTCGTATACCTAAAGAATTGAAACCAATTGCTAAGAAGAACCAATCTACAGATGCGTTTGGAACTAAACTTGGTCGTATTCACATGGGTAAACAGGATATTAACAGACTACAAACCCGAAAGATGAAGGGTTTGAAGAAGTCGATGGAAGAGAAAAAGCAAAtgctattaaaaaagaaaatggcAAAGAAAGAAGCAAAGAAAGGGGCTATGTTAAAAGcataa
- the LOC124543714 gene encoding circadian clock-controlled protein daywake-like gives MRAFGFTLIFFIQIALNYGSHPAIHNKCSIWDSACLTARAQAITPNFTAGFHEIGTERLDPMFVDLVNVRDEAGLKFDMKNIHIEGFKTATIDKVSIDLHSRIMRLVFHADLSIKSLYKASGLLFGLPIFGHGDFAMSYGNVLTEMVMLFDVIKNKQGQNIINLKVYKYWYDVKGGGHFHLANLYDNDKISSLGMHTIINHNWKTISELYGRQMFDKFNDKIFNAVRTYLRSHPLEDLFLH, from the exons ATGAGGGCTTTTGGTTTCACGCTAatcttttttattcaaattgccTTGAATTATGGATcac ATCCAGCGATTCATAATAAATGTTCTATATGGGACTCGGCCTGTCTGACGGCGCGTGCGCAGGCTATAACACCTAATTTTACAGCAGGTTTTCATGAAATTGGCACAGAGCGATTAGATCCTATGTTCGTTGATTTAGTTAATGTTAGAGATGAAGCAGGTCTTAAGTTTGATATGAAAAATATCCATATCGAAGGATTTAAAACAGCAACTATTGACAAAGTCAG tattgatCTACATTCACGTATAATGCGACTAGTCTTCCATGCAGATTTATCAATAAAGAGTTTGTATAAAGCCAGTGGACTTTTATTCGGCTTGCCTATTTTTGGACATGGAGATTTCGCCATGAGTTACG GTAATGTTCTAACTGAGATGGTCATGCTTTTCGATGTAATAAAGAACAAACAAGGCCAGAATATCATTAACCTGAAGGTATACAAATACTGGTATGACGTAAAAGGCGGTGGTCATTTTCATTTGGCTAATCTTTATGACAACGACAAGATATCAA GTCTTGGAATGCATACTATCATTAATCACAATTGGAAGACTATCTCTGAGTTGTATGGGAGACAAATGTTTGATAAGTTCAACGATAAAATTTTCAATGCAGTTCGTACTTACTTACGTTCGCATCCTTTGGAGGACCTGTTTTTGcactaa